The following coding sequences lie in one Nitrospira sp. genomic window:
- a CDS encoding sigma 54-interacting transcriptional regulator encodes MNRPAISPCEDLAERYQALLEVAQAISAQRDLDQLFRDLAHRLPRVVQVNYVDLSLHDPIKKVMRLHTIQANVPADLVGGHEVAIDDCPAGLVWQQQQSIIVPKLAEERRWPKVIGHMKEDDTESFCFVPLTTSRRQLGAMGFMSLQQDAYSDADIQFLQQVAQQVAVAVENALAFQEIAELKDKLAKEKLYLEEELRIEHGFEEIIGESTPLKNVLKQVEVVAPTDSTALIQGETGTGKELIARAIHRLSTRGERTFVKLNCAAIPTGLLESELFGHERGAFTGAISQKAGRFELADKGTIFLDEVGEIPLELQSKLLRVLQEQEFERLGSTKTIRVNVRLIAATNRDLKALVEQKQFRSDLYYRLNVFPITAPPLRERREDIPILVRYFTQHYAVRMKKNIQTVPAKTLEVLSRYVWPGNIRELENLVERSVILTQGTDLQVPISELQTATLPTSSMTTTLEDLEREQILRVLHETKWVIGGPGGAAARLGLKRTTLQSKMQKLGISKPS; translated from the coding sequence ATGAATCGACCGGCCATCTCTCCATGCGAGGACCTTGCGGAGCGGTACCAAGCGCTTCTTGAGGTGGCACAGGCGATTTCTGCCCAGCGAGATCTCGATCAACTGTTCCGCGATCTGGCCCACCGGCTTCCACGGGTCGTACAGGTGAACTATGTTGACCTTTCCCTGCATGATCCCATCAAGAAAGTCATGCGGTTGCATACGATTCAGGCCAATGTCCCGGCGGATCTGGTGGGCGGGCACGAAGTCGCGATCGACGACTGTCCCGCCGGATTGGTCTGGCAACAACAGCAATCCATCATCGTCCCGAAATTGGCGGAGGAGCGCCGGTGGCCAAAGGTGATCGGCCATATGAAAGAGGATGACACGGAGTCGTTTTGTTTTGTACCCCTTACCACGTCGAGGAGACAGCTGGGGGCGATGGGGTTCATGAGTTTGCAGCAGGACGCCTATAGCGATGCAGACATCCAGTTTTTGCAGCAAGTCGCTCAGCAAGTGGCTGTGGCGGTCGAAAATGCGCTGGCGTTTCAGGAGATCGCTGAGCTTAAGGACAAACTTGCGAAGGAAAAGCTCTATCTTGAAGAGGAACTTCGTATTGAACATGGGTTTGAAGAAATCATCGGCGAGAGCACTCCCTTGAAGAATGTGCTGAAGCAAGTCGAAGTGGTGGCTCCGACCGATTCGACGGCTTTGATTCAAGGGGAAACCGGGACGGGCAAGGAACTCATCGCCCGTGCAATCCATCGATTGAGTACCCGAGGGGAGCGGACGTTCGTCAAACTGAACTGCGCGGCCATTCCGACCGGATTATTGGAGAGCGAGCTCTTTGGGCATGAACGAGGTGCCTTCACGGGTGCGATTTCGCAGAAAGCCGGACGATTTGAGCTGGCCGATAAGGGGACGATTTTTCTCGATGAAGTGGGTGAGATTCCGTTGGAACTTCAATCCAAGCTGCTTCGCGTTCTGCAAGAACAGGAATTTGAGCGGCTGGGCAGCACCAAAACCATCCGAGTCAATGTCCGCTTGATTGCTGCGACCAACAGAGATCTCAAGGCGTTGGTGGAGCAGAAGCAGTTTCGAAGCGACCTCTACTATCGACTCAATGTCTTCCCGATCACCGCTCCACCGTTGCGTGAACGCCGCGAAGACATTCCCATCTTGGTTCGCTATTTCACACAACATTATGCTGTCCGCATGAAGAAGAACATTCAAACCGTGCCTGCCAAGACCCTTGAAGTGCTCTCTCGCTATGTCTGGCCTGGCAACATTCGGGAATTGGAGAATCTTGTGGAACGGTCTGTGATTTTGACACAAGGGACAGACTTACAGGTGCCGATCAGCGAACTCCAGACCGCGACTCTGCCGACGAGTTCGATGACAACCACCCTGGAAGACCTAGAACGTGAGCAAATTCTTCGGGTTCTGCATGAGACGAAGTGGGTCATCGGTGGACCAGGTGGAGCTGCGGCTCGGTTAGGGCTCAAGCGAACCACCCTCCAATCCAAGATGCAAAAGCTCGGTATTTCTAAGCCCTCGTAG
- a CDS encoding CDGSH iron-sulfur domain-containing protein, with the protein MGQPRMAAKEPAVLTLEAGTYYWCSCGRSRDQPFCDGSHQGTEFEPVEFTVGETKEVALCQCKHTKTPPFCDGTHQML; encoded by the coding sequence ATGGGACAACCACGCATGGCAGCCAAGGAACCGGCGGTGCTGACATTGGAGGCCGGAACGTACTACTGGTGCTCCTGTGGACGATCAAGGGACCAGCCATTTTGTGATGGTTCTCACCAGGGGACCGAGTTCGAACCGGTTGAGTTTACCGTGGGGGAGACGAAGGAAGTCGCGTTGTGCCAGTGCAAGCACACCAAGACCCCACCGTTCTGTGACGGCACGCACCAGATGCTCTGA
- a CDS encoding NAD-binding protein, producing the protein MESGAADASLIIVALPEIEPAALTVSRIHDLNPKIPILARAHGVAEAERLGAVGVTEVIQPEVEASATLIRHALTWFGVPKERILDQ; encoded by the coding sequence GTGGAATCTGGCGCGGCGGACGCATCGCTAATCATCGTAGCCTTGCCTGAAATTGAGCCCGCCGCGCTGACAGTGAGTCGCATCCACGACCTCAATCCAAAAATTCCAATCTTGGCGCGGGCGCATGGCGTAGCGGAAGCGGAACGACTCGGTGCCGTCGGAGTGACCGAGGTCATTCAGCCAGAAGTCGAGGCATCGGCGACATTGATCCGGCATGCCTTGACCTGGTTTGGGGTACCAAAGGAGAGAATTTTAGACCAATAG